The Deinococcus roseus genome includes the window TTCTCCGATGGGGTCAGGTCCGGCTTGCAGGCGGTTTCCTCCCCACACCCTGCTGTGGAATTCGGGTTTCAGCCGAATCAGGTGACTCATGACAGCACTCCAGCAGGGGAGAGCAGGGCCGCGCCGCCCAGCAAGGCTGCATCTTCGCGCAACTGGGAAGGGAAAACCTCTGCTCCGGGCAATCCTTCCTGCAATGCTGGACCGAAATGCTTCCAGGCCCGTGAAACGTTGCCTCCCACCACCACGGCCTGTGCCTCAAACGCCTGCACATGCGGAGTGAGGATGGCGACCAGATGTTCTCCCAGCGTCTGGAAAGCGCTGCGGGCCTGGAGGTCGCCCTGGTCTGCCCGCAGACTGATTTCTTCTGCAGAGCAGCTTTCTCCGGTTAGCAAACCATAACTGTCACTGACGGCCTGACCGCAGGCATGGCGTTCTGCAAGACCGTCCAGATGAGGGGTGTTCCACAGTTCGCCTTCTGGAGGCACCTCTGGTCCTGAACGGATGATTTTCCCTTCGCGGACAAAACCGCTGCCCAGTCCGGTGCCCAGCGTGACACCAATCATGCGCTCGAAAGGCTGGCCCATCCCGGCCCAGTGCTCCCCAAGGGCAAAAAGGTCTGCATCGTTGGCAAAGAAGATCGGAAGGCCTGCCAGAGGGCTGAACTGTTGCTGGGTTTGCAGCAAGGCCCGCACATCCAGTCCGAACAACTGCCTGTACTTGTGGGTCATGCGGGAAATGCCGTGCTGGTAATCGAAAGGTGCAGGCAATGCCAGCGTGATGTGCGAGAAGCTTTTGTTTTCACAGGCCAGTGAAGCCATGGACAGGGCAGACCACCAGGTTTGCAAGATGGTCTCGGCAGCATCAACATGATGCACAGGTGCCCGCACCCGTCCGGGGTTCAGCAGGGTGCGGTGGGAAAGGTCGATGGGCGCAGCAGTCACATGACTGCCCCCCACATCCAGACAGAGGGCATATTGGGCAGGGTTTTTCATGGCGAGAGAAGGGTCATTGGGTGCTGGACCGCACCACAATCTGGGTGGGCACAATCACCTGGGTGGGTTCACTGGGACGGGACAGCAGCAGTTCCACACCCCGCCGTCCCAGGGCTTCTTTGTCGATCCTGACGGTGGTCAGCGGAGGAAAGGAGGTGCGGGCGGTGGGCAGGTCATCAAACCCCACCACCGCGATGTCCTCGGGCACTTTCAATCCCAGGCTGTAGCAGGTCTGGATCGCCTGGATGGCGGTGCTGTCGTTCCAGCAGAAAATGGCATCCGGACGGTTTTGCAGGTTCAACAGTTGCCTCACCGCATGGTCGGTGCCTGCCACCTCCTGCATGATGGGTTCCCGGAACACTTCCAGATCCGGGTCCTGTTCGAGGTGGTGGGCAATCAGGGCATAACGGTAACCCTGTCTGCGCTGGGTGATGGAGTAATGCGAGGCCGGACCGCAGATGAAAGCAATCCTTTTG containing:
- a CDS encoding ROK family protein produces the protein MKNPAQYALCLDVGGSHVTAAPIDLSHRTLLNPGRVRAPVHHVDAAETILQTWWSALSMASLACENKSFSHITLALPAPFDYQHGISRMTHKYRQLFGLDVRALLQTQQQFSPLAGLPIFFANDADLFALGEHWAGMGQPFERMIGVTLGTGLGSGFVREGKIIRSGPEVPPEGELWNTPHLDGLAERHACGQAVSDSYGLLTGESCSAEEISLRADQGDLQARSAFQTLGEHLVAILTPHVQAFEAQAVVVGGNVSRAWKHFGPALQEGLPGAEVFPSQLREDAALLGGAALLSPAGVLS